One Xiphophorus maculatus strain JP 163 A chromosome 10, X_maculatus-5.0-male, whole genome shotgun sequence genomic region harbors:
- the LOC102232483 gene encoding calcium-binding protein 5-like, protein MSFGAACIFLRGGKNISRQLAEDEIDELRDAFNEFDKDKDGLISCKDLGNLMRTMGYMPTEMELIELGQNINMNLGGSVDFEDFVELMAPKLLAETAGMIGVKELKDAFKEFDMDGDGEITTEELRAAMNKLMGEHMNRREIDAIVKEADDNGDGTVDFEEFVRMMSGQ, encoded by the exons ATGAGCTTTGGTGCAGCGTGCATTTTCCTGCGAGGAGGGAAAAACATT tCAAGACAGCTGGCTGAGGATGAAATTGATG AGCTGCGAGACGCGTTCAACGAGTTCGACAAAGACAAAGATGGGCTGATCAGCTGCAAAGACCTGGGGAACCTGATGAGGACGATGGGCTACATGCCCACCGAAATGGAGCTGATTGAACTCGGCCAGAACATCAACATGAACC TTGGCGGCAGTGTCGATTTTGAGGACTTTGTAGAACTGATGGCTCCGAAGCTCCTGGCAGAGACGGCTGGGATGATCGGCGTGAAGGAGCTCAAAGACGCTTTCAAAGAG TTCGACATGGACGGAGACGGAGAGATCACGACGGAGGAGCTGCGGGCGGCCATGAACAAGCTGATGGGAGAGCACATGAACCGCAGAGAGATCGACGCCATAGTGAAAGAGGCGGATGATAACGGAGACGGGACAGTAGATTTTGAAG AGTTTGTCAGAATGATGTCCGGCCAGTGA
- the LOC102235598 gene encoding interferon-induced protein with tetratricopeptide repeats 5-like, whose translation MSDSSSSVLFSRLQQLQSHFTWDLKKEDMELENLSTRLEEHITLELGRPGAVALSYSLLAYVRYLQNRPDEALKQLLKSQQTTEEVYGEDSERRLIVTYGDLAWLNYHTGNFTKSQTYYQRAQDILKKYPNSSSDVLHPEVYGEKAWTYLKLSKSHYPKAIKCFERALEVQKDDSEWNAGYAIALFRTERNTPEASEKATDSAAITQLRRALELSPDDGVLLSMLAVKLGVEKKYEEAKSLVEKTLKVAPDNPHAMRYISKYLRYQGNIEQSIVLLERALERSNTSAFIYHQLGLCYKRKKLNEQKSQHFDKQKVQQLRRQCILYLEKAVKIRPSFWFARLDLALMYGEEKDLSRAEEMFQHCFKKSSDKLDSLPVHDRQLIHQRYAEFHLYHTKKQDEAITHYTEGLQLVQNTWEWKQCIQKLKQIADSRLSEDKDDSLAYSVLAQVAKAEGDKEKAAELYEKALDCDENNNKYLYALWELRMELH comes from the exons atgag tgacagcagcagcagtgtcCTGTTCTCCAGGCTCCAGCAACTGCAGAGTCATTTTACCTGGGATCTGAAGAAGGAAGACATGGAACTTGAAAACCTGAGCACTCGACTGGAAGAGCACATAACTCTTGAACTGGGTCGTCCCGGTGCTGTGGCTCTCTCATACAGCCTTCTGGCTTACGTCAG ATACCTTCAGAACCGGCCAGATGAGGCCTTGAAACAACTCCTCAAATCACAGCAGACGACCGAAGAGGTCTATGGAGAAGACAGTGAAAGGCGGCTTATCGTGACCTATGGAGATCTGGCCTGGCTGAATTACCACACGGGGAACTTCACAAAGTCCCAGACCTACTACCAAAGAGCCCAGGACATCTTG AAAAAATATCCCAACAGCTCCTCCGATGTTCTCCATCCAGAGGTGTATGGGGAGAAAGCCTGGACCTACCTCAAGTTATCTAAGTCTCACTACCCCAAAGCTATTAAGTGTTTCGAACGGGCCCTGGAGGTCCAGAAAGATGACAGTGAGTGGAACGCCGGTTATGCCATTGCCCTCTTCCGAACAGAAAGG AATACTCCAGAAGCATCTGAGAAAGCCACGGACTCTGCTGCCATCACACAGCTTCGGCGAGCCCTGGAGCTCAGCCCTGATGACGGGGTTCTGCTGTCCATGCTGGCTGTGAAGTTGGGTGTCgagaaaaaatatgaagagGCTAAAAGTCTTGTGGAGAAGACACTGAAAGTTGCCCCAGATAACCCTCATGCAATGCGCTACATCAGCAAATACCTCCGTTACCAG GGAAATATTGAACAGTCAATTGTGCTGCTGGAGCGAGCGCTGGAGAGGAGCAACACATCAGCATTCATCTACCATCAGCTGGGCCTGTGCTACAAAAGGAAGAAGCTTAATGAGCAGAAATCACAGCATTTCGATAAGCAAA AGGTGCAACAGTTACGACGTCAGTGCATTCTTTACCTGGAAAAGGCAGTGAAGATTAGACCTTCCTTTTGGTTTGCACGGCTAGACCTGGCTCTAATGTATGGAGAAGAGAAAGACCTCAGCAG GGCTGAGGAAATGTTCCAGCATTGCTTCAAGAAGTCATCAGACAAACTCGATAGTCTGCCTGTTCACGATCGTCAGCTTATTCACCAGCGATACGCTGAATTTCATCTCTATCACACCAAGAAGCAGGATGAAGCAATTACTCACTACACAGAG GGTCTACAACTGGTACAAAACACATGGGAATGGAAGCAGTGTATTCAG AAGCTGAAGCAGATTGCAGATAGTCGCCTTTCTGAAGACAAGGATGACAGCTTGGCTTATTCTGTTTTGGCCCAAGTGGCCAAAGCTGaaggagacaaagaaaaagctgcagagcTTTATGAGAAAGCTCTGGACTgtgatgaaaacaacaacaagtaCCTGTATGCTCTGTGGGAATTGCGAATGGAGCTGCACTGA